The Vibrio crassostreae genomic interval ACAACAGCTGAAAGCATTTCTTCTTCAGATAGGTTATCTGCTTCAGATTCAACCATAAGTACTGCGCCTTCTGTACCAGACACAACTAGGTCTAGTTTAGAGTTTTCAAGCTCAGTATTTGATGGGTTAAGAACAAGTTCGCCGTCGATGTGACCAACACGTGCAGCACCGATAGGACCATTGAATGGAGCACCAGAGATAGCAAGTGCAGCAGACGTTGCGATCATAGTGATCATGTCTGGGTTTACGTCAGGGTTGATAGAAACAACCGTAGCGATAACTTGAACTTCGTTTTTAAACGCACTTGGGAAAAGTGGACGAATTGGACGGTCAATCAGACGAGCTGTTAGTGTTTCGCCTTCAGATGGACGACCTTCACGCTTGAAGAAACCACCAGGGATTTTACCCGCAGCGTATGTACGCTCTTGGTAGTTAACTGTTAGAGGGAAGAAGTCTTGACCTGCAACAGCTTCTTTCTTAGCAACAACAGAAACGAATACTGATGTATCATCCATAGTCGCCATTACAGCAGCGGTAGCTTGACGTGCAATTACGCCCGTTTCTAGAGTAACGGTGTGGTTACCGTACTGGAACGATTTTACAACTGGTTTTTCAAACATTGTATATCCTTAGCTCTAAAGTCAAACTTTAGATTAAGTGAATAATGACTCAAGATATTACCAATCGCGACTAGTGAAAAGGGACTTAGGATGGTGACTCTTTGTATGAGTTCATACGCCGAATTAAGACCAAATCCGCCTTTGAATAGTCGCGACCTATTGGCCGACATCTGTGACTGTAATCTCTTGAGAGGTTGATTGCCAAACGCTGAAAACGCTATAGGCGGGCGTAGTATAAACTATTTTTATTAGGAGATATATTTCCTATCAGAAAAAGCCAGATGATATTCTGAGCATCCGGCCTAGCATTTTCTTACAGGCACAAAAAAAGGAGCATAAATGCTCCTTTTCTTCAAACTGTCTTTGCAGACATCGCTATTAGCGACGTAGGCCTAGACGCTTGATTAGGTCTTGGTAACGAGCAAGGTTTTTGCCTTTCAAGTAATCAAGAAGCTTACGACGGCTAGAAACCATACGTAGTAGACCACGACGGCTGTGGTGATCGTGTTTGTGCGCTTTGAAGTGACCTTGTAGGTGGTTGATAGAAGCAGTAAGTAGTGCTACTTGTACTTCTGGTGAACCTGTGTCGCCTTCAGATTGTGCGTATTCTGCAACGATTGCTGCTTTAGTTTCTGCATTCAGAGACATAATTCTCTCCTGATAAGAGTAAGTTTATATTTGTAGCAGCCAATCTCTGATTCAGCCGCTACGCGAGCCGAGGATTATAGGGAAGTTTGTCAGTTGGTGCAATAACAATCGAACCCATTAAAAACGAAAAAAGCGAACCACCTAAATTAGGTGTTCGCTTTCTGTCTCATTTGCTCGAATTTCAAGACGAACCGCTAAGATCTAACTCGATTTAAGCGTTACGCTTGTGGCTCTTCATCTCTGAAAACAACCAAACGCTTCGGTGCAACTCGGCCATCTTCAGCAATCTGAGCAACGCCGACAAACAGCTTCTCTTCGCCACTTGTCATACGAACCGTGCCTTCAGTTGGCGCACCAGCAACCTGAACTGGCATACCGTGCTGAACTAGGTCAGTCAGTTCCGCGTTCAGGTTTACTTCTGGTAAATCTTCAACGGCAGTGTCCATTGGCATCAGCAGAGGATCAAGCAGCTCTTTCGGTGCAATTTCTTGCGCCTGTGCTTGCTCTAGGATCTCGTTTAACTGCTCCAAAGTCACCATACGCTCGTATGGGTACTTTGCTACACCTGTACGACGAAGCATTGTCACGTGAGCACCACAACCAAGCATTTCACCAAGATCGTCGGTAATTGTACGGATGTATGTGCCTTTCGAACAATGCACTTCCATTTCAACTTCATCACCTTCAAAGCGAAGCAGTTCAATAGAGTACACAGTGATTTTACGAGACTCACGAGGAACCTCGATACCTGCACGCGCGTATTCGTACAAAGGCTTACCTTGATACTTCAATGCCGAAAACATTGATGGTATCTGATCGGTTTCACCCTTGAAGCTCGCAATACAACGCTCAAGCTGTTCTTGAGTCAC includes:
- the rpsO gene encoding 30S ribosomal protein S15 — protein: MSLNAETKAAIVAEYAQSEGDTGSPEVQVALLTASINHLQGHFKAHKHDHHSRRGLLRMVSSRRKLLDYLKGKNLARYQDLIKRLGLRR
- the truB gene encoding tRNA pseudouridine(55) synthase TruB, translated to MARRRKGRPINGVILLDKPTGISSNDALQKVKRIYFAEKAGHTGALDPLATGMLPICLGEATKFSQFLLDSDKRYVVIAKLGERTNTSDSDGEVVETRDVNVTQEQLERCIASFKGETDQIPSMFSALKYQGKPLYEYARAGIEVPRESRKITVYSIELLRFEGDEVEMEVHCSKGTYIRTITDDLGEMLGCGAHVTMLRRTGVAKYPYERMVTLEQLNEILEQAQAQEIAPKELLDPLLMPMDTAVEDLPEVNLNAELTDLVQHGMPVQVAGAPTEGTVRMTSGEEKLFVGVAQIAEDGRVAPKRLVVFRDEEPQA